A stretch of the Sandaracinaceae bacterium genome encodes the following:
- a CDS encoding PaaI family thioesterase yields MSAIPNKEQVRVLIDRVFVNGVPHNVALGIQLIDFEPEFLELRLPYSDKIVGNPETGVIHGGAVTTLMDAGCGGAVMIRLGKPMRIATLDLRIDYLRPGKRDTDLICRAECYRVTKNVAFTRAITHDGDPSDPVASSAGTFIIFRGDK; encoded by the coding sequence ATGAGCGCCATCCCCAACAAAGAGCAGGTCCGCGTCCTCATCGACCGGGTGTTCGTCAACGGTGTGCCCCACAACGTGGCGCTGGGCATTCAGCTCATCGACTTCGAGCCCGAGTTCCTGGAGCTGCGCCTGCCGTACTCGGACAAGATCGTGGGCAACCCCGAGACGGGCGTCATCCACGGGGGGGCGGTCACCACGCTCATGGACGCCGGCTGCGGCGGCGCGGTCATGATCCGGCTGGGCAAGCCCATGCGCATCGCCACGCTGGACCTGCGCATCGACTACCTGCGGCCGGGTAAGCGCGACACGGACCTGATCTGCCGCGCTGAGTGCTACCGCGTCACCAAGAACGTGGCGTTCACGCGGGCCATCACGCACGACGGCGACCCCAGCGACCCAGTCGCGTCATCCGCCGGCACGTTCATCATCTTCCGGGGGGACAAGTAG
- a CDS encoding PaaI family thioesterase, with translation MTDLSTALHHARATNDFSSLLALIPYARFMGFLVDIVDGDLRVTMPYAEHLIGNGSVDALHGGTLGAMMESTAIFKLLWSAETVRVPKTINITVEYLQKAERGKDTYARAEFIRHGRRVANVRTFCWQDDPSQLVAAANAHFLLTPE, from the coding sequence ATGACCGACCTCTCGACCGCGCTGCACCACGCCCGCGCCACCAACGACTTCAGCTCGCTGCTGGCCCTGATTCCCTACGCGCGCTTCATGGGCTTCCTGGTGGACATCGTGGACGGCGACCTGCGCGTCACCATGCCCTACGCCGAGCACCTGATCGGCAACGGCTCGGTGGACGCGCTGCATGGAGGCACGCTGGGCGCCATGATGGAGTCCACCGCCATCTTCAAGCTGCTCTGGTCGGCCGAGACCGTGCGCGTGCCGAAGACCATCAACATCACGGTGGAGTACCTGCAGAAGGCCGAGCGCGGCAAGGACACGTACGCGCGCGCCGAGTTCATCCGCCACGGCCGCCGGGTGGCCAACGTGCGGACGTTCTGCTGGCAGGACGACCCGAGCCAGCTGGTCGCGGCCGCCAACGCTCACTTCCTGCTCACCCCCGAGTGA